The DNA region GCCGGCGGCCTCGAGCTCGTGCCCGCCGCTCGGGTCAAGGTGCCCCGCAATCTCGGTGATCCCGGGCGCCGTGGCTTCGCCGCCGGGGCGGTAGATATCCAGCTCGGCCGCGCGTGTTCCGTCAGCATCGGCCCAGCGAAAGACGTCCTTACGGCCGCCCTCGGGATGCCGGAAGACCTCATAAGTCTCTGTTTTCTCTTGCGGATCGAGCCGGCTGACGGCGAAGGCGGGAGCCTGGCGGCTGGCCAGGCTCCAACCAGTGGGGGCAGGCGCTGCCATCGCCGTTGCGTCCGGCAGCTGCTTCCATAGATAATTGCCAAGCGCTGCGAACAGCGCGAGCACGGCGGCATAGGCAAACAGCGGCGAGAGCGTGGCGTAGACCTCCTCGACGAAGCTCGTCAGCGCCGACGGATTTCCACTAAGGTGGGGCGCGGCCGGACCGGCCTGAAACAAACGCATCAAAACGCTCTAATGCTACGCAACGTTGTCTTGACGGGGTTTCTCGCATAGAAGCGCTGCCTCTTCCCTTTCCGCAAGCAGCGGGGGAACGGGCATTTTTCGTCGGAGAGTGAACGATGGGTTACAAAGTCGCGGTAGTCGGAGCGACCGGCAATGTCGGGCGCGAAATGCTCAACATTCTCGACGAACGCAAATTCCCCGCCGACGAGGTCGTCGTGCTGGCCTCGCGCCGCAGCGTTGGCGTCGAGGTCTCCTACGGCGACCGCACGCTGAAGGTGAAGGCGCTCGAGCATTATGATTTCTCCGACGTCGACATCTGCCTGATGTCGGCCGGCGGCTCGGTCTCCAAGGAATGGTCGCCGAAGATCGGCGCGGCCGGCACCGTCGTGATCGACAATTCGTCGGCCTGGCGCATGGACCCCGACGTGCCGCTGATCGTGCCCGAGGTGAACGCGGACGCGACCGCCGGCTTCACCAAGAAGAACATCATCGCCAACCCGAACTGCTCGACCGCGCAGCTCGTCGTCGCGCTGAAGCCGCTGCACGACAGGGCGACCATCACCCGCGTCGTGGTCTCGACCTATCAATCGGTGTCGGGCGCCGGCAAGGATGCGATGGACGAACTGTTCTCGCAGACCAAGGCCGTCTACACCAATGACGAGCTGATCAACAACAAATTCCCGAAGCGCATCGCCTTCAACGTCATCCCCCACATCGACGTCTTCATGGAAGACGGCTTCACCAAGGAAGAGTGGAAGATGATGGCGGAGACCAAGAAGATCCTCGATCCCAAGATCAAGCTCACCGCCACCTGCGTCCGCGTGCCGGTGTTCGTCGGCCACTCCGAAGCCGTCAACGTCGAGTTCGCCGATCCGATCTCGGCGGACGAGGCGCGCAACATCCTGCGCAATGCGCCGGGCTGCCTCGTGATCGACAAGCATGAGCCGGGCGGCTACGTCACGCCCTATGAGGCGGCCGGCGAGGACGCGACCTATATCAGCCGCATCCGCGAGGATGGCACCGTTGAGAACGGCCTGTCGTTCTGGTGCGTGTCGGACAATCTGCGCAAGGGCGCGGCGCTCAATGCCGTGCAGATCGCCGAGGTCCTGATCAACCGCAAGCTGATCACCGCGAAGAAGAAGGCGGCCTAGAGCATGATCCGGAAAAGTGTGAAGCGGTTTTCCGAAAAGATCATGCTCAAAACAGGAGCTGAAGCGCGATGACGATTCATCCCAATCTCATCGCGCTTTAGCGGCGGACACGGGGCAGGGCAGGCCATGGCGGAAGAACCGGCGACCTACCGGCCCAATCCGACGCTGAAGCGGGTCGAGACCGCCTTCGAGAGCGTACTGTTCAACAGCCGCTGGCTGATGGCGCCGTTTTATTTGGGCCTCGTCGTCAGCCTCGCGGCGCTGCTGCTTAAGTTCTGCATGGAGCTGTGGCACTTCGTCCTGCATGTGCCGGACGCCAAGGAATCCGACATCATCCTCGGCGTGCTCTCGCTGATCGACATCTCCTTGACCGGCAACCTGATCCTGATCGTGGTGTTTTCCGGCTACGAGAACTTCGTCTCCAAGATCGATCCGGCGGGCCATCCGGATTGGCCGGACTGGATGACAAAGGTCGATTTCGGCGGGCTCAAGCAGAAACTGCTGGCGTCGATCGTCGCGATCTCGGCGATCCAGGTGCTCAAGGCGTTCATGAACCTCGACACCGCGTTCGATCCGAGCAAGCTCGCCTGGCTGGTCGGCGTGCACCTCGTGTTCGTGGTCTCAGCCTTCATGCTCGCGATCTCCGATCGCTGGAGCGGCGGCGATCACGGCGGCGAGTAGGCCGCTCCACGCGGAGCGGCCGGAATAGCGATCGTCGCGCGCCATCGCCTACGCGACGATGTGCCAGCTCGGATCCACGCTGCCTGCACTGGCGATGAGGTGCGCGCCGCCGATCTGGCCGTTATCCCAGATCGAGACCGCGCCATTGTCGTTGCGCCAGACGATGTCGCTCAGTCCATTGCCGTCGAAATCGCCAGTGCCGGCGATGTGCCAGCTGGCATCGACGACGCCGGCTGCCGCGATCAGATGCGCGCTGCCGATCTGACCGTTATCCCAGATCGAGACCGCGCCATTGTCGTTGTGCCAGAGGATATCGGTCTGGCCGTTGCCATCGAAATCTGCCGTGCCGGCAACATGCCAACCGGCGTCGACGGCGCCTGGCGACGCGATCAGATGTGCGCTGCCGATCTGGCCGTTATCCCAGATCGAGACGGCGCCATTGTCGTTGGTCCAAAGGATGTCGCTGTGGCCGTTGCCGTCGAAATCGCCGGTGCCGGCAATGTGCCAGCTGGCGTCGACGGTGCCCGGCGACGCGATGAGGTGTGCGCTGCCGATCTGACCGTTATCCCAGATCGAGACCGCGCCGTTGTCGTTGCGCCACAGGATATCGCTGTGTCCGTTGCCGTCGAAATCGCCGGTGCCGGCAAAGTGCCAGCCGTTCGAGATGGTGCCCGCCGGCGCGATGATATGCGCGTTGCCGATCTGGCCGTTGTCCCAGATCGAGGCCATGCCGTTGTCGTTGACCCACAGGATGTCGCTGCGGCCGTTGCCGTCGAAATCGCCGGAGCCGGCAAAATGCCAGCCGTTTGAGATCGTGCCGGCCGGCGCGATGACGTGCGCGCCGCCGATCTGGCCGTCGTCCCAGATCGAGGCCATGCCGTTGTCGTTGACCCAGTTGATGTCGTCATGGAGGTTGCCGTCGAAATCGTGCCGCGTCAGCGGCGCGAACACGAAATCGCTGCTGCCGAGCGCGGTCTTGGTGACGCCCAGCAGCGTCAGCGTATTGCCGGCGCCGAAGTTCAGGACGGTATCGGAGCCTGATTGCGTCGCCAGCGCGAGCGCGTCGTTGAGGCTGTGAAGCCCGGCGAATCCCGCCAGATTGATCCGGTCGGTGCCGATGGTGAAGTCGGTGACGGTGTCGGCTCCTCCGCCCGGGCCGTAGACAAATGTGTCGTTGCCGGTCCCGCCGCTCAGGATATCCGTGCCGCCTCCGCCGCTCAGCGTGTCGTTGCCGACGCCGCCGAGCAGCGTATCGCTGCCACCGCTGCCGATGATGATATCGTTGCCCGCGCCGCCGTCGATCGTGAGCCTGATCGGATTGATGCCGAGATTGGCGGCGTTGACGTAGTCGTTGCCGTCGAGCGCATTGACCTGCAGCGCATCGTTCGCCGGCTCGGCGCCGATGATGGCGATCTGGTCCTGCATGCCGTTCAGCAGGATCTGGCCGGCGCTCTGCGAGATCAGGATCTGGTCGGCGCCGGCGCCGCCATTGGCGATGACGGTGTCGGCCGCGCCATCGCCGCCGCCGCCGGACGCCTGCAGATCGATCGTGACGTTGGTGACGTCGGTGCCGGTGAGATCGTGGACGGTGATCGTGTCGGCGCCGCCGAGCGCCTTGAAGACGATGTTCTCGACGCCATTGATGTCCATCACGATGTTGGCGACGTCGCGGGTGAATTGAACGCGGCTGCCGTTGGCCGAGATATCGATGCGTTCGTTGACGTTGGCGCCGTTGAAATTCAGGGTGTCGAAGCCGGCCTGGCCCTCGACGGTGTCGCTGCCGTCGCCCGGATTCCAGATGTAGGTATCGTTACCGTCGCCGAGCAGCGCGGTGTCGTTGCCGCGGCCGCCCGATACGGTATCGTTGCCGGCGCCGCCCAGGATCAGATCGTTGCCGTCGCCGCCGATGATGGTGTCGTTGCCATCGCCGCCGTCGATGGTGAGGTGGGTCAGCGCGCCGATGCCGTTGCCGGCCGTGATGGTGTCGTCGCCGGCATTGCCATGGATGACGATGTTCTCGCTGTTGACGTCGACGTTGAACGGCACGGCATCGACCCGGCTCACGCGCACGAACGTGCCGTTCGCCGTGATGGTGTAGCTCTGGCCCGCATCGCTGCCGTCGAACGTGACGGTGTCGGTGCCTCCCTGTCCGTTGATCTGGACGGTGTCGCTGCCCGCTTCCATGCCGTCGACGGTGGTTTGCGCGGCAAGGCCATTGACGATCACTTGGGTGCCGCTCTGGATCACCGAGATCGCGTCGTTGCCCGCGGTGCCGTTGACGACCACGATGTCCGCCGCGCCGTCGCCGCCACCGCCTGCCGCCTGCAGATCGACCGCAACCTTCGAAACGTTGGTGCCGGTGAGATCGTTGACGGTGATGGTGTCGGCGCCACCCAGCGTTCTGAGCGCGATGGTCTCGACGCCGTTGAGGTCCATCGCGATGCTGGCGACGTCGCGAGTCAGAAGCGCGTGGGAGCCGTTGGCGGAGATGGCGATCTGTTCGTTGACATTCGCTCCGTTGAAATTCAGCGTGTCCGAACCGCCGCGGCCGTCGATGGTGTCGCTGCCGTCGCCGGGATTCCAGGCGAACGTGTCGTTGCCGCTGCCGCCGGTCAACGTGTCGTCGCCGCGGCCCCCGATGAATGCGGTCGCAGGCATTGCGCCGTTGGTCTCGTCGAGACTGATGTTGTCACTGCCGTCGCCGCCCGAGGCTTGAATAAGACTGGTGTTCGCGACAGTCGCGACATCGCCGGTGATCGGCACTGCGCCGCCGTTGACGATGATGTTCCCTGCGGCGTCACGACCGATGATGATCGGGTTGTTGAGGGTATCGCCGAGGATCGAGAGAATGCCGGATGCGAAGCTTGCCGTAATGGCCATGGTGGTATGCCTCCGTCGAAAATCGCCTCAGAATGCCAAGTGCAACGCGATTCGACGGGCTACCGGCCATGCCGCTCGCGGAAGTGACGGCGCAACGAAAGCGCCGCACGGGCAAGAAAGGATCAGGTCGGAAAATATTCGTGCGCCAGGGATCAAGATTCTGTGCGCTGGATCACTGTAGCGCGCCGCGGCGTGTGCGTGGCGCCCTCGTTACGGCGTAGCCGGTGACGCTTCGTCGCACCCGGTCGGCCGCCGGATCGGGCGAGCGCGAGGTCGAGAATGAGTTCAGTGGGGTGAAATCCGAAGCCGAGGCGACGGAGCCGGCTCAACCGGCCGCGATCTCGCTCGCGCTGCGGAATTCCTTCGCGTCGCGATCCAGCACGAACAGCGAGCCTTCGGCGACGCCGAAATAGGCGCCGTGCAGTTGCATCTCGCCGCGTTCAACCCGGTCGCGGACGAACGGGAAGGTCGTCAAATTCTCCAGCGAGCGGAACACGGCGGCCTTCTCGATACGCACGACGAAGTCCTGCATGGACTCGTGCTCGCGCTGCTCGACCACCTCGCCCGGCTTGATGAACATCTGCATCCATTTGCCGATGAAGTCGCCCGGCGTCAGCGGCTTGATCTTGTCGACGAAGGCACGGATGCCGCCGCACTGGGCGTGGCCGAGCACGACGATGTGCTTCACCTTCAGCACGGTCACGGCATATTCCAGCGCGGCCGAGACGCCGTGCGCGTTGCCGTCGGGCTGATAGACCGGAACCAGATTGGCGATATTGCGGACCACGAACAGCTCGCCGGGACCGGCGTCGAAGATCACCTCCGGCGAGACGCGGGAATCGCAGCAGCCGATCACCATGGTCTCGGGAAACTGGCCGCGTTCCGAAAGGTCCCGGTAGCGCGACTGTTCCGTCGGCAACCGCTGGGTCGCGAACGTCTGGTAGCCTTCGATGAGCCGTTTCGGAAAGTGTTTCATGCCCTCTGCCTAACCACAGCCAGATGACCGGAACAAGACTTTCGGTTGGGGGCCTGAGGTGATACGGCAGGGGTTCGAAACGATGCCCGGGTGGTGCCTAAACAATAGACTGCCGCCAAGCCAAAATCTGCCAGGAGATGCCGATGACCCGCCCGCGCCGCAGCCTGTTGTTCATGCCGGGATCCAATGCGCGGGCGCTCGAAAAGGCCCGCACGCTCGCGGCTGACGGCATCATCCTCGATCTCGAGGATTCGGTTGCCCCCGACGCCAAGGCGGTGGCGCGCGAGCAGATCGCCAAGGCGGTCGCGGCCAAGGGTTTCGGCAAGCGCGAGGTGTTGATCCGCATCAACGCGCTCGACACGCCGTGGTGGGTCGACGACATTGCGATGGCCGGCAAGGCGCAGCCGGACGGCATCCTGGTGCCCAAGATCTCCACGGTCGACGATCTCAACGCGGTTGCGGATCGTCTCAGGGATGTCAGTGCCCATGCCTCGATCCGGGTCTGGGCCATGATCGAGACCGCGCGCGCAGTGCTCGACGCCGACAAGCTCGCCGCGGCCTCGCAGAATGCCGAAACTAGGCTCGCCGGCTTCGTGTTCGGGCCGAACGACATTGCGCGCGAGACCCGGATCCGGATGAAGCCGGGCCGCGCGGCGATGATCCCGATGATCACGCATTGCATTCTCGCGACGCGCGCGCATGGGCTCGAGATCCTCGATGGGCCCTATGGCGACATCGCCAATATCGACGGCTTTGCCGAGGAATGCGCGCAAGGCCGCGATCTCGGTTTCGACGGCAAGACGCTGATCCATCCGAGCCATATCGAGGCCTGCAACGCCATCTTCACGCCGCCCGAGGCCGAAGTCGCCGAAGCGCGCAAGATCATCGCGGCGTTCGCGCAGCCGGAGAATGCCTCGCGCGGCGCCATCCAGCTCGATGGCCGCATGGTGGAGCGGCTGCATGCCGAGATGGCCAAGCGCACGATCGCAATCGCCGACGCGATATCAGCGATGGGGCATTAGGTGCCACCTTCCCTTCTCCCCTTGTGGGAGAAGGTGCAGTGGCGCCAGCCTCACGCCTTAAACCGCTCCGTCGCCCACGCATACAGGCTGCCGCGAATCGGCGGCAGCTTGCTGCGGCCTTTTGCGGAGAGGTGAAAGCCGATGATGTCGGGCGCGCTCAGATACGCGGAGAAATCCGAGGGCTCGAAGAACAGCTTTGGCGCCGAATGCATCGTGTAGAACGATCGCTTCGGCAATGCGTATTGCAGTTCGCCCTCGCGGCGCGCCAGCGCGGTCAGCGCGGCGGGGCCGTAGAGCGCGATCCGGATGTCGGAGACGCGCGTCGATCGTCCGGTCAGCCGGTGCATCATGAAAGTCGCGCGGTGACGCAGCGCGAGCCAATCCGGCACCAGCTCGTCCTGCGCCATCAGCCCCTCGAAGGCGCGCAGGATCGGATCGCCGGGCGGCAAATACAGGACCGAGTTGCCGATCAATAGCGATCGCTCCCAGGCGAAGTAGGGCTTGGCCGGATCGATCTCGACGGGCCTGAGCAGCAGCACGTCGGCGTCGAGCCAGAGGCCGGCGCGCAGCGTCATCAGCCGCATGCGGAAGAAGTCGCTGAACTGCAGGATGGTCCAGTCGCTCCACGAACCATCTGGTGTCGCGGGACGCAGCTTCTCGGCGAAGACGTGCGGCAGCACCGCCTCGGCCTCGGCGTTGACGATGCCGTCGGGCAGGCCGGGGATCGGATCGAAGCTGTAGACGGTGACCTTGTGTCCGGCCGCGAGTTGCGAGCGCAGGCAGGTCTGGCGCATGGCGTCGATCGGGCCGTGCCAGAAGGTGGCGATGTCGGGCAACATGCGGGCAGCTATAAGCGGTTTTGCAGCGAAGACAAATCGGCGAGCGAAGCCCTTGCGCTTGACGGTCCACCTACCCGCCAATCACTCGGTGTCATCACCCGCGCATGCGGGTGATCCAGTATTCCAGAGGCCGTTGTGCTTGAGCCGATGGGCCGCGGCGTACTGGATCGCCCGGTCAAGCCGGGCGACGACAGCGGTGAGTGGGACGCCGCTTGCCAGGCACAACACTTGCCAAGCAGAACAAAGGCCGCGCGAGCTCAGGCCCAGGCGCGCTCCTTGAGCTTGGCCTCGTAGGTGTCGATCGAGGTCTTCTTCTCCATCGTCAGCCCGATGTCGTCGAGGCCGTTGATCAGGCAGTGCTTGCGGAACGGGTCGATCTCGAACTTCACCTTGCCGCCGTCGGGACCGCGGATCTCCTGGTTCGGCAAATCGATGGTCAAGGTCGCGTTGGCGCCGCGCTCGGCGTCGTCGAACAGCTTGTCGAGATCTTCCTGGCTGACGCGGATCGGCAGAATGCCGTTCTTGAAGCAGTTGTTGTAGAAGATGTCGCCGAACGAGGTCGAGATCACGCAGCGGATGCCGAAGTCGAGCAGCGCCCAGGGCGCGTGCTCGCGGCTCGAGCCGCAGCCGAAATTGTCGCCGGCAACCAGCACCTTCGTCTTGCGGTAGGCGGGCTGGTTGAGGACGAAATCCGGGTTCTCGCTGCCGTCATCCTTGTAGCGCTGCTCGGAGAAAAGCCCCTTGCCAAGGCCGGTGCGCTTGATGGTCTTGAGGTACTGCTTCGGAATGATCATGTCGGTGTCGACATTGATGATCTTCAGCGGCGCCGCGACGCCTTCCAGCGTGGTGAACTTGTCCATCGGAGCACTTCCCGGTCGAATTGAGGGCTTGGAGGCCGCTGTTTATCGCGAATGTGACAGCGGTAAAAGAGCCATTTCCGCAGGGCTAGCCCGCAGCCGCAGCCTCGATCGCCTCCATATCGGCATCCGACAGGCCGAAATGGTGACCGATTTCGTGGATCAGGACGTGGCGGATGACGTGACCGAGGGTCTCGTCATGGTCCGCCCAATAGTCGAGGATCGGCCGCCGGTAGAGCCAGATCAGGTTGGGCAGCCGGGCCACGTCGCCAAAACTCTGCTGCGGCAGGCCGATGCCCTGGAACAGGCCGAGCAGGTCGAACTCGCTCTCGGCCTGCATCTCGTCCAGCACCTCGTCGGTCGGGAAATCGTCGACGCGGATGATCAGGCCCTCGCAGAGGCCCCGGAACGTCTCGGGCAGGCGCCCGAACATCTCGTGCGCCATGGTCTCCATCTCGGCCAGCGAGGGGGCTTTGGCTGTGGTCCACATGACACTCCTTTAGCGCGAGTGTCGTCCGGGGCGCCAGCGCAGTTGACCTTGACGGCGCAATGGGAGACCGTGCGGTCAATAAGGGGTGTTGGGTGGCGCAATGAAACGGATCGTGGCGGCAGCGCTGTTGGCGGCATCAGTCGGGCTCTCGCTCGGCGGCACCGATGCGCAGGCGCAGTCGGCGGCCGCAGAAGCGCGACTGGGCCAGGCCGCACCGGCCCCGCGCCAGCGCGTGGTTGAACGCCGCCGCCCGCTCCGTCGCATCCCGATCTATCGGTCCGATCATTGGCAACCGGACGTCATTCCGCGCTACAACCCCGGTCCGAACGCCGTGCGCGAATGCACCGCGCACTATGTGCAGGAGTATCGGCCGAGCGGCACGGTGATCACGCCGCGCATGAATTGCGTCTGGCGGCCAGGCTAGAGCGCGATCGTCATCGCGCTTTGGCGCCTTGTCGAGCATGATCTCCGCGCAAACGCGTTCCGCGTTTGTCGCGAGGGGGAAGACCGCATCGCAGTTTTCCGGATCATGCTTTAGCTGCGCAGGCGCCTGCGTGCCGCGCCGATCAATCCGACTGCAATGATCAGCCCCGACGTTCCATAGACCGCGAGCGCCATCAGGGTTTGTGTGAGGTGGCTCGCCGTTCCCATCCCGCCGCCAGGTCCCTGCGAAGCGCCTGCGGAATTGGCGAACAGGATCGCGGCTACGCCTAGCACCGTTGTTGCAGTACGTGCGAGCCGCTTGCGCGTGCGTGACGGCGTCATGACGATCTCCTGCGATGGCAGACACGTCACAAGATACGACGATCGTCTATATCGGTTTTGTGGATCGACACCCAGAATTGTGCCTCGGGCGCTGGAACCCGATGGCTCGCGCCGAATTCATCATCGTGGCGCAGGTCGTTCATCATCCATTCACGTCATCCGCATTCTGCTGGGTAACTGCGTCACGGCAACGGGGGTCGATTCATTCAACACGAAATCGTCGTTGCAGGACGTGATATCCATGGATCATCAAGGAGACGACTCATGACGGTGACGAAAATTCTGGGGCTCGCGGCGGTTGGCGCCGTGTTGGTTTTGGCGGCGCCCACCCAGCGCGCAAACGCCGTATCGCTGGCGAGCCCGGGCGCTGCGGCCACGGTGCAGCAGGATGCCAAGCCGGCAACGACCGAGGTGCGCTGGTGGCGGCATCGCCATCATCACCGTCATTGGCGCCGCTGATCGCGCGGCGTTTCAGCGCAGTTGAGACACAGGCCCGTGAGTAGCGGGCCTGTCGTCATTTTCAACCACGAAAGCGGCAGATTTGCCGACGCGAGATGACGCCAATCGAAATTTGCAAGAATTGAACATGCAAGCGTTGATGGAGTGATCATGACGAGATGGATCGGCGCTGTCGTCGTTGCGGGTGCATTCGCGCTGGCAGCGCCGGCATCGGCAATCACCGCAGTGCCGGTCGGGATGCAGGCGGCCGCGCAACAGCGGCATGCAACCAGGCAGCGGCAC from Bradyrhizobium genosp. L includes:
- a CDS encoding carbonic anhydrase, producing the protein MKHFPKRLIEGYQTFATQRLPTEQSRYRDLSERGQFPETMVIGCCDSRVSPEVIFDAGPGELFVVRNIANLVPVYQPDGNAHGVSAALEYAVTVLKVKHIVVLGHAQCGGIRAFVDKIKPLTPGDFIGKWMQMFIKPGEVVEQREHESMQDFVVRIEKAAVFRSLENLTTFPFVRDRVERGEMQLHGAYFGVAEGSLFVLDRDAKEFRSASEIAAG
- the leuD gene encoding 3-isopropylmalate dehydratase small subunit translates to MDKFTTLEGVAAPLKIINVDTDMIIPKQYLKTIKRTGLGKGLFSEQRYKDDGSENPDFVLNQPAYRKTKVLVAGDNFGCGSSREHAPWALLDFGIRCVISTSFGDIFYNNCFKNGILPIRVSQEDLDKLFDDAERGANATLTIDLPNQEIRGPDGGKVKFEIDPFRKHCLINGLDDIGLTMEKKTSIDTYEAKLKERAWA
- a CDS encoding aspartate-semialdehyde dehydrogenase yields the protein MGYKVAVVGATGNVGREMLNILDERKFPADEVVVLASRRSVGVEVSYGDRTLKVKALEHYDFSDVDICLMSAGGSVSKEWSPKIGAAGTVVIDNSSAWRMDPDVPLIVPEVNADATAGFTKKNIIANPNCSTAQLVVALKPLHDRATITRVVVSTYQSVSGAGKDAMDELFSQTKAVYTNDELINNKFPKRIAFNVIPHIDVFMEDGFTKEEWKMMAETKKILDPKIKLTATCVRVPVFVGHSEAVNVEFADPISADEARNILRNAPGCLVIDKHEPGGYVTPYEAAGEDATYISRIREDGTVENGLSFWCVSDNLRKGAALNAVQIAEVLINRKLITAKKKAA
- a CDS encoding beta strand repeat-containing protein, producing MAITASFASGILSILGDTLNNPIIIGRDAAGNIIVNGGAVPITGDVATVANTSLIQASGGDGSDNISLDETNGAMPATAFIGGRGDDTLTGGSGNDTFAWNPGDGSDTIDGRGGSDTLNFNGANVNEQIAISANGSHALLTRDVASIAMDLNGVETIALRTLGGADTITVNDLTGTNVSKVAVDLQAAGGGGDGAADIVVVNGTAGNDAISVIQSGTQVIVNGLAAQTTVDGMEAGSDTVQINGQGGTDTVTFDGSDAGQSYTITANGTFVRVSRVDAVPFNVDVNSENIVIHGNAGDDTITAGNGIGALTHLTIDGGDGNDTIIGGDGNDLILGGAGNDTVSGGRGNDTALLGDGNDTYIWNPGDGSDTVEGQAGFDTLNFNGANVNERIDISANGSRVQFTRDVANIVMDINGVENIVFKALGGADTITVHDLTGTDVTNVTIDLQASGGGGDGAADTVIANGGAGADQILISQSAGQILLNGMQDQIAIIGAEPANDALQVNALDGNDYVNAANLGINPIRLTIDGGAGNDIIIGSGGSDTLLGGVGNDTLSGGGGTDILSGGTGNDTFVYGPGGGADTVTDFTIGTDRINLAGFAGLHSLNDALALATQSGSDTVLNFGAGNTLTLLGVTKTALGSSDFVFAPLTRHDFDGNLHDDINWVNDNGMASIWDDGQIGGAHVIAPAGTISNGWHFAGSGDFDGNGRSDILWVNDNGMASIWDNGQIGNAHIIAPAGTISNGWHFAGTGDFDGNGHSDILWRNDNGAVSIWDNGQIGSAHLIASPGTVDASWHIAGTGDFDGNGHSDILWTNDNGAVSIWDNGQIGSAHLIASPGAVDAGWHVAGTADFDGNGQTDILWHNDNGAVSIWDNGQIGSAHLIAAAGVVDASWHIAGTGDFDGNGLSDIVWRNDNGAVSIWDNGQIGGAHLIASAGSVDPSWHIVA
- a CDS encoding HpcH/HpaI aldolase/citrate lyase family protein, whose product is MTRPRRSLLFMPGSNARALEKARTLAADGIILDLEDSVAPDAKAVAREQIAKAVAAKGFGKREVLIRINALDTPWWVDDIAMAGKAQPDGILVPKISTVDDLNAVADRLRDVSAHASIRVWAMIETARAVLDADKLAAASQNAETRLAGFVFGPNDIARETRIRMKPGRAAMIPMITHCILATRAHGLEILDGPYGDIANIDGFAEECAQGRDLGFDGKTLIHPSHIEACNAIFTPPEAEVAEARKIIAAFAQPENASRGAIQLDGRMVERLHAEMAKRTIAIADAISAMGH
- a CDS encoding TIGR00645 family protein; amino-acid sequence: MAEEPATYRPNPTLKRVETAFESVLFNSRWLMAPFYLGLVVSLAALLLKFCMELWHFVLHVPDAKESDIILGVLSLIDISLTGNLILIVVFSGYENFVSKIDPAGHPDWPDWMTKVDFGGLKQKLLASIVAISAIQVLKAFMNLDTAFDPSKLAWLVGVHLVFVVSAFMLAISDRWSGGDHGGE
- a CDS encoding metallopeptidase family protein, with amino-acid sequence MWTTAKAPSLAEMETMAHEMFGRLPETFRGLCEGLIIRVDDFPTDEVLDEMQAESEFDLLGLFQGIGLPQQSFGDVARLPNLIWLYRRPILDYWADHDETLGHVIRHVLIHEIGHHFGLSDADMEAIEAAAAG